ACCGGTACGTTTATCCGCAGTACTCTCATCATACTGAATTCTTACCGATATATCCCCTTTTCCTTCCTTTCTTTCCGGTCTCAGCCATGAATTTTTGGATTCAATGGTCCATGAACTATTGGAAGTCACATAGATGTCGAATGATCCGGCAGCATTCGCAACCAGTTTTTCCTGTGTATTTATTTTCAGAGCAGGCTTTTCGCTATTGCCCGGATCATCCGGACCATCTTCACAACCAAAGCAAAGAAGGGAAAAGATACATAAACAAGCATACAGATGTCTCATAATTGAAGTTGTTTTATTGAAGTATTCTAAATCGCTGACACATTAACCTTTCAATTTCATTAGGCGTTTTTTCGCTATGGCATAGTATAAGCAAGCTTATCCTCTGCTCATTTAGCTTAACGAAAACGTTCAATTTCATTAGACTATTTATCGAGTAAGGCATAAGCACACCATAATACAGGCGCTTGTCCATGAAAATCGCCTGCTATACGAGGGCGATCAAGGTAATATTGCTTACTGTTCTTTTTACCAGTGCCGATACATACTTCGGTAAGATCATTGTCATCGTTTATATAATTGCACAATGAGAGCCAGGCCCTGCGGGCGACAGGTGCAAATTCCCCCTCATCCAGCCAGCCGTTCTTCACACCGGCAATCATGGCATAAGTGAACATGGCCGATCCGGATGTTTCCGTCCAGGATTCGGGATCATCGATCAGTTGATTCCAAAGTCCGTCTCTGTTGATATATTTTTTCAGATTGTTCATCATCAGGAGATACCCTTTAAGGATGCGTTCCCTGTTGGGATCGCTTTCCGGTAAATTGAACAGAAGTTCGGTCATTCCTACCGCCATCCAGCCGTCGCCCCGTCCCCAATAAAAAGGCACGTCCGGTGCATGGTAGAAAAGGCCATTGGCATGTTGCAACTCATCCAGATACAATACCATCTCTTTGGCGGCCCTGTTCATGTATTCGGCATTCCCGGTAATAGTATAGGCTTCGGATTGTACGATCGTAATCATATACATATCATCTATCCAGAGGCGGGTTTGCCAGGAATATCCTTTCTCATGCCATTTACGCTCTTCCTCTCTGGCATTGGCCGGCAGTATCCATTGGGTGTCGGCATAGGGCAGCCCGAGATCCAGATAGCGCTTATCCCCGGTTATACCGTACAATCTGAGAGGCAGGCATCCGAACATATTCTGGTCTACATGGATGGGCGGGGGAAGAAGATCCTTTTCTATGTGGAACAGTAATTCGAAGCGGTTTCTCAGTTGTTTTATCAATGCCTGATCATCGGTCAGCTCTGCGAACCGGAGTGCTCCATACCAGGTGCATACTTCAGCATAATGTATTCCTTTATCGAAATACAACTGATGTTTACTCTCCAAAAAGCGTTTACTCAGTTTATCACCAACACTTTTGGGATCTGCATTTACAGGGAAATTATCAAAATAATCCTGAGACGCAACAGAGTTTGTTGCCAAGAAAACAGTTACAAATAATACACAAATAAAGCGGTAATTCTTTTTCATACGATAAATGTTGGAGCCAGGAATCAAGACACAAGACAATTTAAGTATGCCTTGGGAGTAATAATGCCCATGCTCGTTTTATACAATTCATTGATTTTAACTTACAATCCGGTTACAGGTATCTGGTTTGCCGTACTTGCCAGGGAGGCATCGGAAACTCGGTGCTCCTCAGCCCGTCATGTGACACCCTTATCCGGTATAGTTTAGGGGCATCCGTAACCGGACTATTATTTCCCGGACCGTCATTTTTGTCACCACAGGCTATAAAGACACAGCAGAGTGCCAGTAAAACTGTTGCTTTGAAAAATCTTTCCATTATATAAATATTTGAATGACCCGTGATACATTTTCTATTCAATCGTGACGGAATAATCAACCATGCATCACGGATCATTTATAACCTCAGTTCATCAATGGAAGAATACTATTTACCTATATAGATTTCGGCCAACTGTACCGATCCCCGGTCTGTTGCAAAACATTCCGGCTTCTGAGAATAAAATTTCAGATACCTGTATGTCGATTGAGGGATCACAAGATTCGGCGTCTCTACTGTGGCCGCTACATCCCAGCCCGGGACAACAACATCCGTAGCAATAGGAGTGAAATTCACGCCATCGTTACTCCCGGAAACCTCTTCTATGATCCGGTATCTGAGAAGCGTATCGGTACCGCTCCTGTGACGGATCCTGAAGTAACTTACCTCGCGTTCTGCTTTCATATCGACAATGAAATAAACAAAGCCGCCATTTGCCGCAGTAGGTATTGAAATACCCGCATGACTTTTCCCCGGTTTCACCAAAGCAAACCATGTAGCAGGATCTCCGTCGAGTGCATGTTCCAGTTTATTATTGTTCCCTTCTACAAAAAGAGGATTTTGCGAGGCGGTTAACGTCCATCCTTCACGCGAATAGTCTTCAAACACCCTTACATTAAATTCTCCCGAAACGGATGGATCATATTTGGATGTAACGGTTACCTTTGCGGTTCCACCAGCGACCCCCGTGATGATCCCGCTTGTGTTTACATCCACGACCGACGGGTTGTCGGAACTGTAGAGCAAATCGTTGATAGAAGCTTCCGCGGGAGATATGATGATGAGTGTTTTCAGATCTTCGGCAGATCCTACATTGATATGTATTTCAGGATCAATGATTTCTATTTCAGAGATTTCGATGACGTCTTTTTCTCTTACCGTCAATGTAAATTCGTCGGATTTTCCATCTACCGTTACAGCTATTACAGCGGTACCCACTGAATTTGTATTGATTTTTCCCCTGGCATCCACCACGGCCACATCGGCATCGGAAGAGGCAAACGTTTGCATTTTATTGGTGGCATCTTCCGGAAAAACGGTTAACCGGTTTGCAATCACCAGAGAGTCGCCGATCTCTATACTTACTCCTTTTTTGAGGTCTTCGTCCAATGTTATACTTTCCACACTGACATTCTCATATTTGGGTATGTTATTGTCACAATTGGTCAATGATAATCCGGTAACAAAGAACACCAGAAGAATGACTATTAATGTATTTTTTGTCATAGCACACTGTTTTTATGTTATTATCATCTATCATTTATTTTACCAACCCGGATTCTGAACAAGTTGCTCACTTTTCTGAATGGCGGCGTAAGGTATGGGATCAAAATAATTTTTCCTTTTAAAGCTACGGTCATGTATGACCGTTCTTGTATGAAATGTGGTTTTGTTCCCATACATGTTCATGCCGTGGAAGTTTCCTCCCTGTCCGCCTTCTCCCGGCGCGTTTTCAGCGATCATCCACCGCCGCACGTCGAAATAACGTTGTCCTTCGGTTGCCAGCTCGATGCGCCTTTCCCTGCGGATGGCTTCCCGTTGTAAATTTTGGTCTCCTTTTATAGCAGGGTTGAGTTCTTCCAGCTTCGGCAATCCGGCACGTTCCCTTACACGGTTTACATATTCCAATACATCGGGATCGGACGGGGTGACTTCATTCAATGCCTCGGCATATAACAGGTAAAAGTCAGCCAGGCGGAAGATGATGGAAGGTCTGAACTTGGACTTGACTCCCGGGGAATCCATGTGCACGGTACGATTAACCCTCTTATAGAGGAGATACCCTGTCCTCGGGGATCCTTCCACCCTGTTGTCGGCGTTCCCACCTCTGTAGAACTGCACTTCTTTATTACTGATATGCCATCTTTTCCCGGAAAAGGTGACCGTATTGTAAAAGCGCGGCTCACGGTCGATATACATATTGGAAACCTCCACTCCATTGTATGTGCCGAATCCGGTTTCACTGTACAATGGAGACTTAGACAAAAAAGACGTATTTTTGATCGGCAACCCGTCTTTCATATAAAAATCGTCAACCAGTTCCTGTACAACCGCTATATCTCCCAATCCCTTACTCTCGCTGCGGGGTGTGGTAAAGGTATCATAATCGTTTCCGTCCGCACCTCCCCAGGAGGTGACCGAAGTAGCCCATATGATCTCCCTGTTATACTCCTGGAAAACCCCGTAAACGGATTGATCAGGATCTAAAACTCCGTTAGACATCACTCTATACAATTCGTACCTGTTATTTTCTTCTGCATAGTGGATGAAAGCCTTGCACGCATCAAGCGCTTTCTGCTTTTTGCTTTCATCTTTGGCAGGGAACAGGTATTTACCGTCTTTATTCTGCAACTGCAAAGCCTCCGTATATTCGCCGTTATAAAGCGGGCTGGCAGCATACATCCATAATTTAGCAAGCACAGCCAGGGCCACTCCTTTGGTAGGTACCGCCCTGAAACTTTCATTATCATGGTAAGGTTCCTGCTCCATGCCCGGGATGGCTTCCTTGATCTCGGTATCTATAAAATCAATGACTTCATCCAATGAGTTACGGGGGATATCCAGCTCATCATCCAGTGTAAAAGACTGGGTAATAACAGGTATCGGCCCATTTAACTCCATCAGGTAAAAATGATACAATGCTCTCATAAAGCGCACATTGGCCTTATATCGATCAACCTCCGCCTGCGTAAGTGTGGCTGCATTAGGACCTCCTTCTTCTACGATGGGTTTGGCTTTTTCCAGGAATATATTCGCCTGCCTTATCCTCTGGTATAACTCGACCCACCTTTCCGAAGTGTTGTTCGTTGCATTCCAGTCGTTATACCGCCCTGTATTATTTGCCCACCGGTTATACACCTCATCGGTATACGCGCTCCATATACCACCCATTCCATTCGCATTGCAAAACCTGGAATAATTAGGCATATTACTATACACATTTGCATACCATCTCTTGGTATAATCCACATTGCTAAAGACCTGATCGAAAGAGGACAGTCCTCCCGAGAGTTCGTCAGATACGTCCAGATAATCCAAACAAGAATTGAAAGAACTGACCAATAAGCCGATAATCAGTATTTTTATTGATTTGATTTTCATACGATTAAATTTTAGAACCAAGAGTCAAGAATCAAGATCCAAGACGATTTCATCATTCGTCCGGTTATTCATCTTTTATCATGGTTGTTTCATACGATTATTTTATTTGTTTACATCAATGTGTATGGAACCTTTGATGTTTAAGATAATCATTCCCTTCGGGTGTTTAATGATTATCTTAAGCATGTCGGTTTCATACGATTATTTTATTTTTAAAAATTTAATTCAACCCCCAACGTAAACGTTCGGGGCAGCGGATAACTATTTCCCCCGTTCTGGTTACCGAGTTCCGGATCCCAATATTTCACATCATCCCATACATACATATTATACCCCTGGAGGTATACCCTGGCGCCATTCAACAGTAACTGCTGCGTATATTGCTTTGGGATGTTATAGCCTACTTCAAGATTCTTGAAACGAAGGAAACTTCCGTTTCTCAACCACCACGTACTGGGTTCCTTGTTCACATTTTTAGCATAGCCTACGTGTAATCTCGGCATGATCACATCCTGGCTTGGATTGTCGGCTGTCCACCGACTGTCGAGGAACTCTTTACGGATATTTGATTTTTCGATTCCCCAGTTGAAAGGCCAGAAGGTGTTGTTGCCGCTTGCCAGAAGGATAGATGAATTACCTGTCCCCTGGAAAAAAGTACTTACATAAAATCCTTTGTACTCGACATTTATCCCGAAGCCATAGTTTATTTCCGGATTGTAAGGATGACCGACTCCTCTTACCTTGTCAAAGTTGTCGATCCTGCCGTCATTATTGATATCCCTGTATTTGATATCACCGGGACCTAGGATACCTTCCAACGTGACTTCGGGTAATCCGGGTTTCAGTTCGTATGTATAAGTACCATTCGCTTTTTGTGTTTTTATGAAATCGTCTTCCGTGTACAGCCTTTCAGCAATATACAACTCATGGTCTCCCACTCTTGTGCCGGTGACGGCCTGCCACGGATATTCCTTCGGCAATTCATCGTATTCGATAATTTTATTCCGTGCAAAAGTGAAGGTACCTCTCATGCTTACTTTTACCGGTCCCCAATCCTGGCGGACATTCAGACTGGCATCCACACCCCGGTTATCCACAATCCCGAAATTTTCCCAGGGCCTTGCGTGGAACCCGGCTACACCGGGAATGGTGTTCCGCTCCATCAGTATATTCTCCCTCCTGTTATTGAAATAATCGGCGGTCAGTTCGATCCGGTTGTTCATGAATCCAAGATCGACACCCACATTTCTTTTATTCTCAATTTCCCATTGGATATTGTTATTCACGAACCGGATATCCTTGATCCCGTCTCCCAGTCCATTGGTGCCGCCGTTGGAACCTATTCCCTGATTGAAACCGCCTGCATCCATCTGAAATGTAGCGCGGTAAAGGAAACGGGCGCTTCCGGTATCGTCATTTCCCGTACGTCCGTAAGAAAGCCTTATCTTCGCCTTGTTCATGATATTGCTCAATGCTGCAGGATAGAATTTTTCGTTCGAAATATAATAGCTCAATCCCACGGCAGGGAAGAATCCGAATTTTTTGCCTTTGGCAAAGGTTTCACTGCCGGTATATCCGAAGTTACCCTCTATAAAATACCGGTCGTCGTACGAATAAGTCGCACGGCCTACCATCCCCTGCTTCCTGAACGGAAGAACCACATCCGATGCCTGCGTTTCTTTCTGCATATACAGGAGCATACCTCCTACCGTATGTTTCTCCTGAAAGGTGCGTAAGTAATCGAATGAACCTTCTATATAGATCCTGCGGTACGATACGCTTGGTTGCGTTTCAGGATCTTTCAGCTCAGGAGAACCGGATTCCGATGTCGCGAAAATCAGGGTTCCGTCTTCATCACGCCCGATGGCATTGAACAAGCTGGGCCAGTGATTTCTTAAGGTCTGGAAATTTCCGTCATAATCCAGACTGACTTTCCCGTTAAATTTCAATCCTGGAGTAACAAAGCTAAGATCCTGGTTTAAACCGATATTCGATTGGATCATTGTCCCCCACATTTTCCTGTATCCCTGGTTCATCAGCATATTATACGGATTCCTGTTATTGCCGTCACTCTGGGTAAGATAAGTGGCAAGCGTGCCGTCGCTGTAAACAGGAGGGAACAAATGGGGCGGGGTATGCAACATGAATCTGAAGATATCGCCGGGCGACCGGTTGGATGTCGTGCGATTGACATACTGCCCGCTTAGGTCAATGCTCAGAAGGGTCGATTTCGTTACATTCAAATCGATATTGCTCCTGAGATTATACCGCTCAAACCCGAAGTCGCCTTTATACTTTTCCATCGGATTTTGCTTGAAGATCCCCTCCTGCTGGAAATAGGCCATTGACACGAAGTACTTGGCATTCTCCGCCCCACCCCTGAAATTCAGGGTATACCGCTGGTTGGAATAATTATTGGCCAGTAACTCATCCATCCATTTACTGTTCGGGTACAGGTCATTGTCGACCCTGTTACGGTATCTTTCTATTTCCTCCGGATATTTATAAGGGTTCTCCCCGTCATTGAAGTTGGCTTCATTGGCCAGTTCGATATAATCCCACGAATCGACGAATTCAGGCAGGCGGGTCGGTTGGGAAACCGAATATTCGCCGCGAAAAGAGATCCTCGGTTTTGAGATATTTCCGCGTTTGGAAGTGATCAGGATAACGCCGTTCGCTCCTTCGGCTCCGTATACCGCTGTGGCCGCGGCATCTTTCAACAGGCTGAACGTTTCTATTTCATCAGGCTCAATGTTACTGATTGCCCTGGGAATCCCATCGACTAACACAAGCGGATTGGTTCCCCCTTTGAATGTGCTGATACCCCGTATCCAGAATTCCGCGTCATCACGACCGGGTTCCCCGGAGCGCTGGATACTGATCAGTCCGGCAAGCTGGCCTGCCAGGTTATTCGTAAGATTACTGGTGGGCACGGACAATTCTTTTGAAGTGACCGTACTTACAGAGCTCACCACACTCGATTTGCTCTGTTGCCCGTAACCGACAACCACCACTTCTTCGAGCATCTGTTCGTCTTCCTGAAGCGTTATGTTCAATACATTCCGGTCCCCTATACGGACTTCCTGGGTGAGAAAACCAATATAGTTGAATACAAGAATATCCGTATCATTGGCATCGATTACATACAATCCGTCTATATTGGTGACGGTACCATTTGTCGTGTTCCTGACCGACACGTTCGCCCCGATCATGGGATCGCCGTTGGCATCGGTGACGGTACCGGTGATGCGTTTTTTTCCACTTTGCCTTATCTGCGGGTGCTTTTTGGACAGGTAGATCTGTCTGTCTTTGATCAAGTAACCTGTATCGGTTGATCTGAAAATCTGATCCAGTATTTCATTGATCTTCTTCTCTTTCACATTCACTGTAACCTTTCTATCCAGATCCACATCATCATGGAAATAAAAAAATATAAATTCACTGTTCTTCTCTATTTCCGCAAAGACTTCTTTGACGGTTTTTTCTTCCAGGTTTAAAGAGAGTTCCTTGTCTTGTGAATAGCTGTTGGCAGCTCCACAGATACCGACACAT
This window of the Proteiniphilum saccharofermentans genome carries:
- a CDS encoding TonB-dependent receptor; the protein is MKNFDKYGISHIINIQLLRRMKIATILLLTCVGICGAANSYSQDKELSLNLEEKTVKEVFAEIEKNSEFIFFYFHDDVDLDRKVTVNVKEKKINEILDQIFRSTDTGYLIKDRQIYLSKKHPQIRQSGKKRITGTVTDANGDPMIGANVSVRNTTNGTVTNIDGLYVIDANDTDILVFNYIGFLTQEVRIGDRNVLNITLQEDEQMLEEVVVVGYGQQSKSSVVSSVSTVTSKELSVPTSNLTNNLAGQLAGLISIQRSGEPGRDDAEFWIRGISTFKGGTNPLVLVDGIPRAISNIEPDEIETFSLLKDAAATAVYGAEGANGVILITSKRGNISKPRISFRGEYSVSQPTRLPEFVDSWDYIELANEANFNDGENPYKYPEEIERYRNRVDNDLYPNSKWMDELLANNYSNQRYTLNFRGGAENAKYFVSMAYFQQEGIFKQNPMEKYKGDFGFERYNLRSNIDLNVTKSTLLSIDLSGQYVNRTTSNRSPGDIFRFMLHTPPHLFPPVYSDGTLATYLTQSDGNNRNPYNMLMNQGYRKMWGTMIQSNIGLNQDLSFVTPGLKFNGKVSLDYDGNFQTLRNHWPSLFNAIGRDEDGTLIFATSESGSPELKDPETQPSVSYRRIYIEGSFDYLRTFQEKHTVGGMLLYMQKETQASDVVLPFRKQGMVGRATYSYDDRYFIEGNFGYTGSETFAKGKKFGFFPAVGLSYYISNEKFYPAALSNIMNKAKIRLSYGRTGNDDTGSARFLYRATFQMDAGGFNQGIGSNGGTNGLGDGIKDIRFVNNNIQWEIENKRNVGVDLGFMNNRIELTADYFNNRRENILMERNTIPGVAGFHARPWENFGIVDNRGVDASLNVRQDWGPVKVSMRGTFTFARNKIIEYDELPKEYPWQAVTGTRVGDHELYIAERLYTEDDFIKTQKANGTYTYELKPGLPEVTLEGILGPGDIKYRDINNDGRIDNFDKVRGVGHPYNPEINYGFGINVEYKGFYVSTFFQGTGNSSILLASGNNTFWPFNWGIEKSNIRKEFLDSRWTADNPSQDVIMPRLHVGYAKNVNKEPSTWWLRNGSFLRFKNLEVGYNIPKQYTQQLLLNGARVYLQGYNMYVWDDVKYWDPELGNQNGGNSYPLPRTFTLGVELNF
- a CDS encoding RagB/SusD family nutrient uptake outer membrane protein translates to MKIKSIKILIIGLLVSSFNSCLDYLDVSDELSGGLSSFDQVFSNVDYTKRWYANVYSNMPNYSRFCNANGMGGIWSAYTDEVYNRWANNTGRYNDWNATNNTSERWVELYQRIRQANIFLEKAKPIVEEGGPNAATLTQAEVDRYKANVRFMRALYHFYLMELNGPIPVITQSFTLDDELDIPRNSLDEVIDFIDTEIKEAIPGMEQEPYHDNESFRAVPTKGVALAVLAKLWMYAASPLYNGEYTEALQLQNKDGKYLFPAKDESKKQKALDACKAFIHYAEENNRYELYRVMSNGVLDPDQSVYGVFQEYNREIIWATSVTSWGGADGNDYDTFTTPRSESKGLGDIAVVQELVDDFYMKDGLPIKNTSFLSKSPLYSETGFGTYNGVEVSNMYIDREPRFYNTVTFSGKRWHISNKEVQFYRGGNADNRVEGSPRTGYLLYKRVNRTVHMDSPGVKSKFRPSIIFRLADFYLLYAEALNEVTPSDPDVLEYVNRVRERAGLPKLEELNPAIKGDQNLQREAIRRERRIELATEGQRYFDVRRWMIAENAPGEGGQGGNFHGMNMYGNKTTFHTRTVIHDRSFKRKNYFDPIPYAAIQKSEQLVQNPGW
- a CDS encoding Ig-like domain-containing protein, which gives rise to MTKNTLIVILLVFFVTGLSLTNCDNNIPKYENVSVESITLDEDLKKGVSIEIGDSLVIANRLTVFPEDATNKMQTFASSDADVAVVDARGKINTNSVGTAVIAVTVDGKSDEFTLTVREKDVIEISEIEIIDPEIHINVGSAEDLKTLIIISPAEASINDLLYSSDNPSVVDVNTSGIITGVAGGTAKVTVTSKYDPSVSGEFNVRVFEDYSREGWTLTASQNPLFVEGNNNKLEHALDGDPATWFALVKPGKSHAGISIPTAANGGFVYFIVDMKAEREVSYFRIRHRSGTDTLLRYRIIEEVSGSNDGVNFTPIATDVVVPGWDVAATVETPNLVIPQSTYRYLKFYSQKPECFATDRGSVQLAEIYIGK
- a CDS encoding glycoside hydrolase family 88/105 protein; translated protein: MKKNYRFICVLFVTVFLATNSVASQDYFDNFPVNADPKSVGDKLSKRFLESKHQLYFDKGIHYAEVCTWYGALRFAELTDDQALIKQLRNRFELLFHIEKDLLPPPIHVDQNMFGCLPLRLYGITGDKRYLDLGLPYADTQWILPANAREEERKWHEKGYSWQTRLWIDDMYMITIVQSEAYTITGNAEYMNRAAKEMVLYLDELQHANGLFYHAPDVPFYWGRGDGWMAVGMTELLFNLPESDPNRERILKGYLLMMNNLKKYINRDGLWNQLIDDPESWTETSGSAMFTYAMIAGVKNGWLDEGEFAPVARRAWLSLCNYINDDNDLTEVCIGTGKKNSKQYYLDRPRIAGDFHGQAPVLWCAYALLDK